The following coding sequences are from one Longimicrobium sp. window:
- a CDS encoding cold shock domain-containing protein encodes MSRQTGVVEFFKDDKGFGFIRPDDGGKDVFVHHSSIQMEGFKSLKRGDRVEYDIQEDPKGPRANNVTRVAEG; translated from the coding sequence ATGTCGCGACAGACTGGGGTGGTCGAGTTCTTCAAGGACGACAAGGGGTTCGGCTTCATTCGTCCAGACGATGGCGGAAAGGACGTGTTCGTCCACCACTCATCGATCCAGATGGAGGGGTTCAAATCCCTGAAGCGGGGCGACCGGGTGGAGTACGACATCCAGGAGGATCCGAAGGGTCCGCGCGCCAACAACGTGACGCGTGTGGCCGAAGGCTGA